Part of the Tepiditoga spiralis genome, AGTGTTTCTATATACTTAGTTTTATCTACATAGTAAAAATTTTCAGTTTGTATTTTTTCAAAGTTTTGAAGACCATATGGTACTTTTTTCATTTCAATCACCTCAGTTTTATTATAGCGCATTTGTTAAATTATAGGATATACTATTAAAAAAACACGAGTTTACTCGTGTTTTTTTAATATAAACTAAAACTTGTAGATATTCCAATTACTATTGAAAGTGGAAATATTGTATTCTCCATAAATGTATTTTCGTTAATTTGAAAACCGCCTATTAAACTTATACCTTTAAAAAACAGAAAATCACTTTTAAATTTTTCAACACCATATAAATTAACATTAAACTTTGTATCATCTAAATTTGATCCTTTATATTTTTCAAGCATAAAACCATCTAATATTAAAAACTTTTGATTTTTTTCATCTTCATCAAATAAATAAGAAAAACTCATCGTCCCTTTATAATTATCTATAATATAATTATCTATAATACCTATATCCTTACCATACGATGCTCCAAACTGGAATTTAAAAGTATTTATAGGAATTCCTATATGCATAAAATAATTATACGTATAATTCCAAATCACTGAATAACCTATATTAAAGTCTATTGGAAATATTTTTGAGTCATTCATACCTAATTTTAAATAAAACCCATTTTCCGAAGTTGAAATTCCAACTTCTGCAATTCCAAATAATCCCATTCTAATTGAATTTAAAGGATATGATATAGTTATTTCTGCTTTTCCTTCTTCTAAAATAGATGAATCTGAACAAATTGAAGGATAATAATTTGAAAAAGCTATAGTTACAAAAATTAAAGCCCAAAATACTAACATCTTTTTTAACATTTGTATCTCCTCCTTTTTTATAACATTAAAATTATAACATTTTTTTTTATTTTTTCTCATTATTTTTTTATTTTTAGTATATATAAAAAGTGTTCCCTGTTCTTTTCTGACACTTCTTTATTTCGTGTCTATTTTACAGGGAACACTTTAATATTAATCTTCTTTTTTATAAAGATTTTTCCAACACTTCACTATTTAAAATTTCATCTTTTATTTTATCTTTATCTTTCCAATTTTTAGCTATGTATACAAATGGTGTGTCTGCTGCTGCAACTATCCACTTTATTACATAAGTTGAAATTAATATTTGCATTAGTACAGAAAACTTAAAGCTTCCCCAAAATGCTATTACTGTAAATACTGCTGAATCTATTAATTGACTTATCATAGTAGATGCATTGTTTCTAATCCATATAAATTTTTTTGCTGGAAATTTATTTCTCCAAAATTCATATGCCCAAACATCATGATGTTGAGAAATCCAATAAGCACTTAAACTTGCAATCATTATTCTTGGCATAAATCCAAAAATAGTTTTAATACTTTCATTTCCAAAATCTTCTGCACTTGGAACAAAATAAATTGCTAAATTCATCAATACTGTCATTGAAATTACGGCAAAAAAGCCTATTTTAACAGCTCTTTTTGCTTCTTTTTTTCCATAATTTTCAGATAAAATATCTGTTACTAAAAATGATGTTGCATAAATAATGTTTCCAAGTGTCGCTGTCATTCCAAAAAGATGTATCGTTTTTAAAACTTGAATATTTGCCAATATAGTAGCAATTGGAACCCAAATATATAGTCCAGCTTTACCCCACATTTTATAGGCAAATAAAATAGCTCCAAAATTTATAAGGAGCATAACAAACCATAGCATTTCGTTCACAATGAACACCTCCGTGTTTTTTTTAAGCGGGTGCCACGACCGCCGAACTTAATTAAACCAAATTTTGATTTAATTAAAATATACATTTTGTAAAGATTAAATTATTTAATTAAATAAAAATTCTAAATCTTTTTTTGAAAAGTCTGTACTTTTTACAAATTCTCCATAAAGATCTTTCTTCTCTTTCTTTAATTTTAATATTTTTTCTTCTACACTTCCTTTTGATATATATTTATATACAAATACTTTTTTGGTTTGTCCTATTCTATGTGCTCTATCCGTTGCTTGGTTTTCAACTGCTGGATTCCACCATGGATCAAAATGAATAACATAATCTGCACTGGTTATATTTAATCCTGTTCCTCCTGCTTTTAAACTTACGAGCATTATTTTTGTATTTGCATTATTGTTATATTTATCAACTATTTCATTTCTATTCTTTGTTTTACCTGTAA contains:
- a CDS encoding queuosine precursor transporter, with translation MNEMLWFVMLLINFGAILFAYKMWGKAGLYIWVPIATILANIQVLKTIHLFGMTATLGNIIYATSFLVTDILSENYGKKEAKRAVKIGFFAVISMTVLMNLAIYFVPSAEDFGNESIKTIFGFMPRIMIASLSAYWISQHHDVWAYEFWRNKFPAKKFIWIRNNASTMISQLIDSAVFTVIAFWGSFKFSVLMQILISTYVIKWIVAAADTPFVYIAKNWKDKDKIKDEILNSEVLEKSL